The genomic DNA CCCCTCCATCTCAGTTTCTGTGCCTGAGGACGACCCCTACCACTCCGACGAGGAGTACTATGAACACCCCTTGTTCAGCCCAGAGTGGACGCACTCGGGCGCCCGCCCCATGGGGCAGGCTGTGGTCTTTAGACAGATTGAAGGTGAACCAAGCACGGTTCCTTTTTTCCGTCTCTCAACCCCTTCgttccttttcctttttgaaCCTCTCCCTCATCTGTGTTGTGCCTTGGTCCCAGCATTTCTCCTCCTTCCTTCTCTCCATTCATCACTTGGTCCgtcatctttgtttgtttgtatgtcttTGTGATGTCCATTTGCTGTAAATCTGAGAGATTTCAGATTTGTAAACCATCACATTCTTATCATTTACGTCTCCCGAAAGCATTGCTACCTGTGTTTGCAATCATGTTTAGTTCAACACACTGTAGGGGCATTCCAATAAAGGAGGACAGCTCTAATGAGATTCCGTCAGTGGACAAAGGAATATGTGACTTAAGGTGTTTTTGGTGGCTATAATAACAGAATAATATACCAATCAATTAACAGTTGAGTGACCCAAGGCTTACAAAGGTCAAATGACCTACCCAAACACATGCTgacaaacgtgaaaaaaaatagcatcagTCTGTTGCTGTTGTCTCTTGTTTACTCTTTAGTAATGTGTTTGGCTTGGTGGATGCGTTTTATATTGATCTGgagtacagcttttttttttatcttcaacaAGACTTTCCATACTTTATGTAAAGTAAATTGGATGAGGCATggttggatgtaaaaaaaaaaaaaaaaaaaaaaaggaaagcatgACTGATCTTTACAGGACCATAAGGACCTGCATACTAAATAGTCAATTAGAAGTGCCAGACTTGCTGAAAGCCAATAGGGTAAAAATCATAGAACAAGCAATACACCATGCctacgtgtgtgtatgtgtgatcACTTTGGATCATCTCAAAGTGTCTCCCCATTGGTTATGTTTTCACACTGCCCAATTCTATGTTGCCTGTAGTCTTAATGTGTCCCCCTCTCATCCTGTTTTTTACGAAGAAGAGACCATGGAGGCTCTTACAGCTGAATACGAGAGGAGgttgaagaggaggaggaggaggatgaggaggaaagAGGAAGGCAGAGGCAGCTCTTGATGAGCAGCAATGGAGCGGGGAAGAACCTGACCTGGATAGCCCTGAAGCTTATCTTGTAGAGCAGGCAGAGGCCATAGACAAAGCCCAGGATCTAGAACTGGTGCTGACAGAGGCAGCTAGTGCTCCGACAGAAAGCTCTATGGACAgagaggaggatgaggatgagaaTGAGGATGAGGAGAAGCAGAGGATGAGGAGAGCCCTGAGTCAGGTGTGTCCTCCTCTCTGCGCTCACTGCCTGCATGTTACAGCTTGTCCACTCTATATGAATGCCAGAtatgtcaaggggcaggagaaTTTCAGCATTACTCAGGTGGAATGGCAAAACGTGGCCCCATGCACTGCTGTCTGCAAGGCAAACACAGGCTTGTAGTGGAAAAAGCCCACAATACAAATTGAACCCGTGGGCATCATTGTTTGGCTGGCCTTACCGGAGCTCTCCGAGCTTCGGCCAGCACTAGAGCTTTTATGGCTCGTGATCAGGGGTGTGCATTCAAGGTGTAGACTCCGTTGCTTCGAAGAAAGGAGATTATAATAACCGGAGTAACGGTTCCGGATCATGATCGATAGTGGGGAAAGGGAACGATGGGCCGCAGCGACCACGAGTTATCTCCGCACTCTATTTGCCCGACCGCATTAGCAAAGGCCGCCCGCATGTTTAGTTGGCGGACGCATTTTCGCGGCATATAGAGCCATCCGTATGCCGACAAATGCCACGGCCGGCAATGGGGGAGATTGGAGGGAACCTTCCAGTTCAGGTTTTTGTTTGGTATCGCCCATATCGAATTATCGGCACGGTTATTCGTAGGAAACTAATCTTGGTGGGTGTCTGTTATCTGATCACGGGAATACACCTTCTCCTGTGGAAAAAAGAATAACTTCCATGCACCAACAGAGTTACAAGAGAGAAAACAAACACTGCAGGTTTCCCGTCGGGGATTGGGCACAGTCAGGTGcaagcagcggtagttgggacatcgggcgtagatccaggtcagcgggcaggcctAGATTCGGTACAAACGatagatcgatcaaggaagcagaagtgtcaaaggcgTCAGGTTTACGGGTTCGTCGGAGAACAGCggtggtcggtacacacgggttgacgatcagggaggctgtgcctcccaattagcgcacccgcacagcccgggctggaaggggcaggatcatgacagtaccaccacacgcccccccccccccctctaggCACAGCATGAAACTATTTActaaattagctttttggggaTTTCATTCTCATGTCCGAAATGAGACACTGCAAAGTGGGGGTCGTAGCTTTTGAGAGATTCAGTGCTTCAAATGAAGTTTTATCAAATTGGCTAGAAACACTTCATTGCTTCTTGAGCTCGACAAGTTGCTAAAAGCTTCATTGTTTCACAAAGACTCATTTTCTCATCagtatgttttttcccccaatgaaCATCGATGCACATAAAGTTTGGATTCAACATTTTACCCACCAAAGGAAACACACGTTCTTTCCAGTGAAAGACTGACTCTGGTGGGAATCAAACTTACAACCTTTGAATTACTACACTGTTAATCTAAAAGTCCAACTCACTCTCCATTGCGCCACAGAGCAATATACCCATTAATTATATGTGTCTATGTTTATATTAatgggaggctttttttttcccccaaattggactctcatattcttttttttttttttttaaaggcttccTCAAGCCTCCAGGAATCGATGACAGCGTTGTTCTCCTGAGTATCTGTCCATGGTCCAAAGGCCAAATGTAAAATGTCCTCAAAACCATaccatgataattttttttctgtggcgtGATATTATAGCGTTGAATATGAGGATTGCGACTCCAAGTGGAGTCTCATCATAATAACACCTACAACGTACATGCACATTTTGACGACCTTAACATGAATTTTTATCCAATTTTTCAATGGAATTCGAATGCTGTGGGACAGAAACGCTGCAATGAGGTCAATCCACGAACAAGATGCTCTCATACTCACAcacggtgaggccaacgttctaaccagatgatccaccgtgtcaccaTCATCAgactattttcattttcctttgtaaaaaaaaaattttttttttgttgtccctcttttttttttctgttctggaAAAGAATAGTACTTGTCTTTAATCCTCTGTTAACCAAACAGGGTTCCAGGTTCTCTGAAATTATGACCatcttttttcaatgttttaaattgtgtgctccctcacacaaacaaacacctgTTTCAGCTAAGTCTTGTGTTGCATGGCACTGAATGCTCCCATGATTGGAGGTCTGGAAGTGGATCTGTGAgtcagtagccatgctaatcTCCGATATTCTCTCTTCAACAGTGTCACACAACAGTTGAAGGGCTGAAAGCATTTGaataagatttttgtttttcaggacaCAGAAGATTCACATCACCGAGGCATTTTTTAATCAGAACCCTTCAATGTctggctttttggcccttgcaatgttccaagccacttgaTATGATGCTGATATTTATATAACGCCTCTGctttttgtcatggtcctgccttCCAGCCCTGACTGGGCGTGTCCCAGCACCCGGCGCCTCATCCTGGATGATTACCCCGGTATTTATCGGACCcagtggacgactggtcttcttcgccagatcgttacCTCGCATGCTTCGTTCCCGTACTTCTTTactcctgacgccaacctcccaTGTTCTCCCATGACGACCCTGTAAACCTGCCGTTACTTGATCCTGTTTGGACTTGACTCCCCCACCGTTACTGACGCTGGAACTAATAAAGGCTCACTCCTCACCGCTTGcctgtcacctgagtcgtgcatttgggtcccccctcgagtctcgttcttGACACTTTTCTGTCTTATTTATCAAAGTGACACACCTGAGCTGTATGGCAGGAAAAATCCATGCACTCTTCCCCAATCtccattgtgctttttttttccccttctctcCCTAACCGCTGCACACGCTGGGCAGTCCCGTCTCACTGAGCCATCgacccacatgcacacacacacacacactgatcttgttgtgaaaaaaaaaacgtaataaactcaagcaaaacatgcaaatactgGATTCAACGCAAGCAACACTGACTCGCAACTACCGTGGTGAACGCAAGCAAAGTGCGCGCATAAACAGAACTTGGATATGCTTCGTGCCTTCACGAGAGACGCACAAAAGGAGCCAAAGAGCCAAATGCAACTCGAGAGCCGCGGATTGGCCACCCCTGTTTTAGACAGACACTTTAAATTATACAAAGCCAGAACAAGGAAAGAAAAGcccccaaagttttttttttgttttttttcttatgtacacatcaaaatacagttttattttattcttaaacAAGCAATGCAGTGTGGGTTAATTCTTAAGACTGAGTCTGAATCGGTGATAAATCGGTCACGGAGGGTGAGGACTGACTTCACTGAAGGATTTTAAAGATTATCTGAAATCATAGTTCCAATAAAAAGAGAAGAACTTTCACACCTATGTCACGAGTCGGACTGTGTGCAGGTTGAAACCGCTGAAACTGGTGACTTCA from Syngnathoides biaculeatus isolate LvHL_M unplaced genomic scaffold, ASM1980259v1 ctg203_pilon_pilon, whole genome shotgun sequence includes the following:
- the LOC133497186 gene encoding uncharacterized protein LOC133497186, encoding MFLCSEQVSARIVQEVTAEAVAVLKGEQESQRLPSVEDTTNLPPSPPPSPAAEQFGPLEQDVGDEEEAGPLRRFQNSRERCKFLAPSISVSVPEDDPYHSDEEYYEHPLFSPEWTHSGARPMGQAVVFRQIEEETMEALTAEYERRLKRRRRRMRRKEEEQAEAIDKAQDLELVLTEAASAPTESSMDREEDEDENEDEEKQRMRRALSQVCPPLCAHCLHVTACPLYMNARYVKGQENFSITQVEWQNVAPCTAVCKANTGL